In the Sinorhizobium arboris LMG 14919 genome, one interval contains:
- a CDS encoding outer membrane protein, with translation MKKIFRGVAAALLSGTPVYAADVYQPPVEAPFVEQPVEVVESSGWYLRGDVGYAWNDLRGAHYFQGSNSNLVDFDRADVDDSYVLGGGVGYQINSYLRADLTLDYLGESDFNGSTSGGCGVAVNCVSNDVASMSAWSLLANAYVDLGTYGAFTPYVGAGIGGTRVKWGTLRNTSCDVTDPSNCDPTVEHKGESDWRFTYALMAGTAVDLTCNLKADVGYRFRHINGGNMFGYNLNSGPAYDKDIYVHEARAGLRYSFGNNCEAAYVPPAEPIVYK, from the coding sequence ATGAAGAAGATTTTTAGGGGCGTCGCTGCGGCTCTGCTGAGCGGCACGCCGGTATACGCAGCGGACGTCTATCAGCCACCCGTGGAAGCACCGTTCGTCGAGCAGCCGGTGGAGGTGGTCGAATCCAGCGGCTGGTATCTGCGCGGCGACGTCGGATATGCGTGGAACGATTTGCGCGGGGCCCACTATTTTCAGGGCTCGAACAGCAACCTGGTCGATTTCGACCGGGCCGATGTGGATGATTCCTACGTCCTTGGCGGCGGTGTCGGATATCAGATCAACAGCTATCTGCGTGCCGACCTCACGCTCGATTATCTCGGCGAGTCCGACTTCAACGGCTCTACCAGCGGCGGCTGCGGGGTCGCCGTCAATTGCGTCTCGAACGATGTCGCATCGATGTCCGCCTGGAGCCTGCTCGCCAATGCCTATGTGGACCTCGGGACCTACGGAGCCTTCACGCCCTATGTCGGTGCCGGTATCGGCGGTACTCGGGTGAAGTGGGGAACGCTGCGTAACACGAGCTGCGACGTTACCGATCCCAGCAATTGCGACCCGACGGTCGAGCATAAGGGCGAAAGCGATTGGCGCTTCACCTATGCGCTGATGGCCGGTACCGCCGTGGATCTCACCTGCAACCTCAAGGCCGATGTCGGTTACCGCTTCCGTCATATCAACGGCGGCAACATGTTCGGCTACAATCTCAACAGTGGCCCGGCCTACGACAAGGACATCTATGTACACGAGGCGCGGGCGGGCCTGCGCTATTCCTTCGGCAACAATTGCGAGGCGGCCTATGTGCCGCCGGCCGAGCCGATCGTATACAAGTGA
- the glmM gene encoding phosphoglucosamine mutase has product MKRKYFGTDGIRGQSNIFPMTPDLAMRVGIAVGTIFRNGAHRHRVVIGKDTRLSGYMLENAMVAGFTAAGLDVFLLGPIPTPGVAMLTRSLRADIGVMISASHNPFRDNGIKLFGPDGYKLSDDIEEKIEELLEQDMSGQLAKPEDIGRAKRVDGDIYRYIEQAKRTLPRDVTLTGLRIAIDCANGAAYKVAPSALWELGAEVVTIGTEPNGVNINLECGSTHPAALQKKVHEVRADIGIALDGDADRVLIIDEEGTVIDGDQLMAVIADSWAADGMLKGGGIAATVMSNLGLERYLQARRLKLHRTKVGDRYVVEQMRQDGLNVGGEQSGHIVLSDFGTTGDGLVAALQILAVVKRQGKAVSEICRRFEPVPQVLKNVRVAAGKPLEDAGVQQAIADAEAQLAKNGRLLIRPSGTEPLIRVMAEGDDRGQVERIVDELVNVIGSVRSAAA; this is encoded by the coding sequence ATGAAGCGCAAATATTTCGGCACCGATGGTATTCGCGGCCAGTCAAATATTTTTCCGATGACGCCGGACCTCGCCATGCGGGTCGGCATTGCAGTAGGAACCATTTTCAGGAACGGCGCTCATCGGCACCGCGTGGTGATCGGCAAGGACACGCGCCTTTCAGGCTACATGCTCGAAAACGCGATGGTTGCGGGCTTCACGGCAGCGGGGCTCGACGTCTTTCTGCTCGGCCCGATACCGACGCCTGGTGTCGCCATGCTGACGCGGTCGCTGAGAGCCGATATCGGCGTGATGATTTCCGCCTCGCACAATCCGTTCCGCGACAACGGCATCAAGCTCTTCGGGCCCGATGGCTACAAGCTTTCCGACGACATCGAGGAAAAGATCGAGGAGCTGCTGGAGCAGGACATGTCCGGGCAGCTGGCCAAGCCGGAGGACATCGGCCGGGCCAAGCGCGTTGACGGCGACATCTACCGCTATATCGAACAGGCCAAGCGGACGCTGCCGCGCGACGTAACACTGACAGGACTCAGGATCGCCATCGATTGCGCAAACGGTGCCGCCTACAAGGTCGCGCCCTCCGCCCTTTGGGAGCTCGGCGCCGAAGTCGTCACGATCGGGACGGAGCCGAACGGCGTCAACATCAACCTCGAATGCGGATCGACGCACCCCGCCGCGCTGCAGAAGAAGGTGCACGAGGTGAGGGCGGATATCGGCATCGCGCTTGACGGAGACGCCGACCGGGTTCTGATCATCGACGAGGAAGGGACGGTTATCGATGGCGACCAGCTCATGGCGGTCATCGCCGACAGCTGGGCGGCCGACGGCATGCTCAAGGGCGGCGGCATCGCCGCGACCGTCATGTCGAATCTCGGCCTGGAACGCTACCTCCAGGCGCGCCGGCTCAAGCTCCACCGCACCAAGGTCGGCGACCGTTACGTCGTCGAGCAGATGCGTCAGGACGGCCTGAATGTCGGTGGCGAACAGTCAGGCCACATCGTTCTTTCCGATTTCGGCACGACCGGCGACGGTCTGGTGGCGGCGCTGCAGATCCTGGCGGTGGTCAAGCGCCAGGGCAAGGCGGTGAGCGAAATCTGCCGACGTTTCGAGCCGGTGCCGCAGGTGCTGAAGAATGTGCGCGTTGCGGCCGGAAAACCGCTGGAGGACGCCGGCGTGCAGCAGGCGATCGCCGATGCGGAGGCGCAGCTCGCCAAGAACGGGCGGCTGCTCATCCGGCCTTCCGGCACCGAGCCGCTGATCCGCGTCATGGCGGAAGGCGACGACCGAGGTCAGGTCGAGCGCATCGTCGACGAACTCGTCAACGTGATCGGCAGCGTGCGCAGCGCCGCTGCCTGA